A region from the Pseudomonas cucumis genome encodes:
- a CDS encoding MFS transporter, whose translation MRWATYFAVLASVLSVGLALGVSMPLVSLRLEGWGYGSFAIGVMAAMPAIGVLLGAKISSHLAARLGTANLMRLCLWAGAVSIGLLAVWPSYPIWLVLRLMIGVILTLVFILGESWINQLVVEQWRGRLVALYGSSYALSQLAGPLLLGVLGTEHDYGFWVGVGLLMTSPFLLLGRGGAPTSEACSVTLGDLLTFCRGLPAIAWAVSLFAAFEAMILTLLPVYCLRQGFTTEIALAMVSTVVVGDALLQLPIGALADRLSRRTLFTGCAMLLLLSSLAIPLLIDTLLIWPLWVLFGASAGGLFTLSLILIGERYRDDALVRANAHIAQLWGIGCLIGPLAAGAGSQWISGHALPLLMAAGALGLVILVSRQGAFGTVAEPA comes from the coding sequence ATGCGTTGGGCGACTTATTTCGCCGTTTTGGCGTCTGTCTTGAGTGTCGGCCTGGCCTTGGGTGTCAGCATGCCGTTGGTCTCGCTGCGTCTGGAAGGCTGGGGTTACGGCTCGTTCGCGATCGGCGTGATGGCGGCGATGCCGGCCATCGGCGTACTGCTGGGGGCGAAAATCTCCAGCCACCTTGCGGCCCGTCTGGGCACGGCCAATCTGATGCGCTTGTGTCTGTGGGCCGGGGCGGTGTCCATCGGTTTGCTGGCCGTGTGGCCAAGCTACCCGATCTGGCTAGTGTTGCGGTTGATGATCGGGGTGATCCTGACCCTCGTCTTCATCCTCGGTGAAAGCTGGATCAACCAACTGGTGGTCGAGCAATGGCGCGGTCGGCTGGTGGCGTTGTATGGCAGTAGCTATGCGCTGAGTCAGCTGGCCGGGCCGTTACTGTTGGGGGTGTTGGGCACCGAGCACGATTACGGCTTCTGGGTCGGCGTCGGTTTGCTGATGACGTCACCGTTCCTGCTGCTGGGCCGCGGCGGCGCACCCACCAGCGAAGCCTGCAGCGTAACCCTCGGTGACTTGTTGACCTTCTGCCGCGGCTTACCGGCGATTGCCTGGGCGGTGTCGCTGTTCGCTGCGTTCGAAGCGATGATCCTGACCTTGCTGCCGGTCTACTGCCTACGTCAGGGCTTCACCACGGAAATCGCCTTGGCGATGGTCAGTACAGTGGTGGTGGGTGATGCCTTGCTGCAATTGCCGATTGGCGCGCTGGCTGATCGCTTGTCGCGGCGTACGTTATTCACCGGCTGTGCGATGCTCTTGTTGCTGTCGAGCCTGGCGATTCCATTGCTGATCGACACGCTACTGATCTGGCCGCTGTGGGTGTTGTTTGGCGCCAGTGCCGGCGGTTTGTTCACCTTGTCGCTGATCCTGATCGGCGAGCGTTATCGCGACGATGCGCTGGTGCGGGCCAATGCCCATATCGCACAGCTATGGGGAATTGGTTGCCTGATCGGGCCCTTGGCGGCCGGTGCCGGAAGCCAGTGGATCAGCGGGCATGCCTTGCCGTTGCTGATGGCTGCGGGCGCATTGGGGCTGGTGATTCTGGTGTCGAGGCAAGGGGCGTTTGGCACGGTTGCTGAACCGGCCTGA
- a CDS encoding phospholipase D family protein, which yields MRIRQPLLALLLLASLLGGCTTLNVPREPSQALPAANSAFGRSIQAQAAPHKGQSGFRLLSDSAEAFTARAELIRNAQSSLDLQYYIVHDGISTRILVSELLKAADRGVRVRILLDDTTSDGLDRIIATLAAHPKIQIRVFNPLHLGRSTVVTRTMGRFFNLSLQHRRMHNKLWVADNSAAIVGGRNLGDEYFDAEPNLNFTDIDMLSVGPVAEQLGHSFDQYWNSALSKPIEQFLSTKPTARDLKNTRTRLDESLEETRKQNHALYRQLMAYTTHPRLDVWRRELIWAWNQALWDAPSKVLSDGEPDPHLLLTTQLEPELNGVSQELIMVSAYLVPGQTGLVYLTGRADAGVSISVLTNSLEATDVPATHGGYAPYRKALLDHGVQLFELRRQPGDNGDSGSGPSLFHSGSNSSHGSDSSLHSKAMIFDRQKAFIGSFNFDPRSVLWNTEVGVLVDNPQLAGRVRELALEGMAPALSYQVRLEKGQIVWVTEDDGKQHTLTKEPGGWWRHFNSWLSSMVGLERML from the coding sequence GTGAGAATCAGACAGCCCCTGCTTGCTCTTCTGTTACTCGCCTCGCTCCTTGGTGGCTGTACGACACTCAATGTCCCTCGCGAACCGAGCCAGGCCCTGCCGGCGGCCAATTCGGCGTTCGGCCGTTCAATCCAGGCACAGGCTGCCCCCCATAAGGGCCAATCGGGCTTTCGCTTGCTCTCCGATAGTGCCGAAGCCTTCACCGCCCGCGCCGAGCTGATTCGCAACGCTCAAAGCAGCCTCGACCTGCAGTACTACATCGTCCATGACGGCATCAGCACACGAATATTGGTGAGCGAGCTGCTCAAGGCCGCTGACCGCGGTGTGCGGGTGCGGATTTTGCTCGACGACACCACCAGCGATGGCCTGGACCGGATCATCGCGACCCTCGCCGCACATCCGAAGATTCAGATCCGCGTGTTCAACCCGCTGCACCTGGGCCGCAGCACCGTCGTTACGCGAACGATGGGCCGGTTCTTCAACCTGTCGCTGCAACACCGGCGCATGCACAACAAACTGTGGGTGGCGGACAACAGCGCGGCGATCGTTGGCGGGCGTAACTTGGGGGATGAGTATTTCGATGCCGAGCCCAACCTGAATTTCACCGACATCGACATGCTCAGCGTCGGCCCGGTTGCAGAGCAGTTGGGACACAGCTTCGACCAATACTGGAACAGCGCCCTGAGCAAGCCGATCGAACAGTTTCTCTCGACCAAGCCGACAGCCAGGGATCTGAAAAATACCCGGACCCGACTGGACGAATCCTTGGAAGAAACGCGCAAACAGAATCACGCGCTTTATCGGCAGTTGATGGCCTACACCACTCACCCGCGCCTGGACGTCTGGCGCCGTGAGCTGATCTGGGCCTGGAACCAGGCGTTGTGGGACGCACCGAGCAAGGTGCTGTCCGACGGCGAACCTGACCCGCACTTGCTGCTGACCACCCAGTTGGAGCCCGAGCTCAATGGGGTCAGCCAAGAGTTAATCATGGTCTCGGCCTACCTCGTACCCGGCCAAACGGGGCTGGTTTACCTGACCGGTCGCGCCGATGCCGGCGTATCGATCAGTGTGCTGACCAACTCACTGGAAGCCACCGACGTACCGGCCACGCACGGTGGTTACGCGCCTTATCGCAAAGCCTTGCTGGATCATGGTGTACAGCTGTTCGAATTACGCCGCCAGCCCGGCGACAACGGTGATAGCGGCAGCGGACCGAGCCTGTTTCACAGCGGAAGCAACTCCTCCCATGGCTCCGACTCCAGCCTGCACAGCAAGGCGATGATTTTCGACCGACAGAAAGCCTTCATCGGCTCGTTCAATTTCGACCCGCGCTCGGTACTGTGGAACACCGAAGTCGGGGTATTGGTGGATAACCCGCAACTCGCCGGGCGAGTGCGCGAACTGGCACTGGAGGGTATGGCGCCTGCCCTCAGCTATCAGGTCCGACTGGAAAAGGGTCAGATCGTCTGGGTCACCGAAGATGACGGCAAGCAGCATACATTGACCAAAGAACCGGGAGGTTGGTGGCGACACTTCAATTCATGGCTCAGCAGCATGGTTGGCCTGGAGCGGATGTTGTAG